The following coding sequences are from one Oncorhynchus clarkii lewisi isolate Uvic-CL-2024 chromosome 20, UVic_Ocla_1.0, whole genome shotgun sequence window:
- the LOC139377284 gene encoding cortexin-1-like produces the protein MSDVPSWLDYEHYELLSPTPASFPRGPSGTGLLPVAGHVEQGTALCFVGLLLLLLLFLIVRCIRILLDPYNSMTATSWTNDPRDPLERGHFDYALV, from the coding sequence ATGAGTGATGTGCCCTCCTGGCTGGACTATGAACACTATGAACTGTTGTCCCCGACCCCAGCAAGTTTCCCCAGGGGCCCCTCAGGCACGGGGCTGCTGCCCGTAGCAGGCCACGTGGAACAGGGTACGGCCCTGTGCTTCGTGGgcctcctgctgctcctcctgctcttcctgaTAGTGCGCTGCATCCGCATCCTGCTGGACCCCTACAACAGTATGACTGCCACCTCCTGGACCAACGACCCCAGGGACCCGTTGGAGAGGGGTCATTTTGACTATGCCCTGGTGTAG